The nucleotide window GGAGTGGGAGGTGCACCGTCGCCACGTGGCCGATGCGCGGATAGCCGCCCGTGGTGCCGCCATCCGCCATGAGCACGATGGGCGAGCCGCCGGGCGGAAGCTGAACCGTGCCCGGCGCTACACCCTCGCTGGTCAGCTCGATGGGAGCGGAGAGCACCAGCGCCGGCCCCTCCAGCCTGCACCCCATGCGGTCCGAATGCTGGCTCACGCGAAAGCGTTCGGAGAAGAGCCGCGCCCGCGACGATTCGGTGAGCGCATCGGTGTGGCTCCCCGGGATCAGCAGCAGCTCGGGCTCGGCGCGGTAGGCGGGGAGCGCGCTCGGGGCAACGCGCCACGATGCGACCCCGTTCCTCCGCCCCTCTCGCTCGATCGCGGTACGCACGGCGGCCGACTGCGCGCTCGCTTTGCCGATCGGCAGCCGGTCGCCGGTCCGCAGCGCGCGCCCCTCGAACCCGCCGAACGCGGAGGGCAGATACGTGGCGCGGCTGCCGAGCACGGGCGGCACCGCGATCCCGCCCGCGCACGCGAGGTAGGCCCGGCACCCGGTGCGCGCCCCTCGAACGCCGAGCGTTTCCCCCGCACGCACACGCACGGGCCGCCAGAACGGGATCGGCACGCCGTCGAGATCGGCCGTCATCCCCGCGCCGCCGAGCGCGATGAGCGCCGTGCGCGCGAAGCGGAGCCGCGGCCCGGCGAGCGTCATCTCCAGCCCCGCCGCGCCCTGCGCATTCCCCACCAGCAGGTTGGCGATGCGCAGAGCAACCGGGTCCGCGGCGCCGCCCACGGGCACGCCCTGGTCCTGAAAGCCGGTGCGGCCCAGGTCCTGGACCGTCGTCAAGAGCCCCGCGCGGAGCACCTCGATCACGCGCCGTGCTCCAGCCGCCGGAACGCTTCGGCATCCACCGGCACGAACCGGACGCGGTCGCCCGCGCGCAGGAGGGCGGGCGGGTCGCGATGCGCATCGAAGAGACGCAGCGGCGTGCGCCCGATCAGCTGCCACCCGCCCGGCGACTCCACCGGATAGACGCCCGTCTGCGCCCCGCCGATCCCCACGCTCCCCGCGGGCACGACCGTGCGCGGCGATTCGCGGCGCGGCGTGGCGAGCTTCGCGTCCAGGCCGCCCAGGTACGGGAAGCCAGGGACGAAGCCGATCAGGTGCACCCGGTAGTTGCCCGCCGCGTGGAGTGCGACGACCTCGTCCGGGGTGAGCCCGTGCAGCGATGCGAGCGATTCCAGGTCCGGCCCGAAGTCGCCGCCGTAGCAGACGGGGATCTCCACGAGCCAACCGTCGTCGCCCGCGAGCTCGTCCAGCTCGTCGAAGAGGTGCGCCAGCGAATCCAGCCACGGGGGAAGCTGGACCGGATCGTAGTGGATGGTGAGCGAGGTGAAGCCGGGGACGCATTCGATCAGGCCGACGAGGCGGGACTCGGCCAGGCGCCGCGAAGCCGCCGCGACGCGACGGCGGGTCGGCTCGTCGGGGGCATCCCCCAGGACGATCTGGACGGCGCTGTCCCCGAGCGGCTCGATCCTCATCGCACGGGCGGCGATCAGTCGGGCTCGTTGACCGCCTGCCCGGCGCCCTTGGGGTTCTCCACCTTTTGCGTGTCCACGGTGAAGCCGCCGGGGACGGTCTCCTCGTCCGCCGGGGCGCCGCCGCCCGCCGCGGCCGTCGTGCCGCCCCCGGCGTCGGAGCCCGCCGCGCCGCCGCGGTTCGCGCCCTGCGCCTTTCCCCTGCACCCCGCACCCATCAGCACGGCCACGATCAGCGCGGCCGCCGTCCACTTTTGCATCGATCCGCTCCTCATCCCCAGAGACAGGGGTGTATGTCCTCAAGAAGACGCAGGCGGGCAGCCCGGAGGCCCCCGCCTGCGCCCGGGCCATCGCTACTGCTTGTTCCCCTCGGCGGGCTTCACGTCCACCGTGGGCGTGACCACCGTGTTGGTGTCCGCGCCGACGTTGACCTGCGCGGGATCGACGTCCACCTTCGGCGCCTCGCCGCCCTTCACCTCCACGTCGGGGAGCTTGCCCTCGTCCTCCACCTTCGCCGTGCACCCTGCCGACAGCGCACCCATCACCAGCGCCAGCGTGGCAAGCGATCTGCGGATTCGCATTGGAATTCCCCTTCCTGGAGTGGTAACGAGTAAATCAGGTGGGGCCGCATCGCGCAACGACCATGCCCGGCGGGCTTGTTGCGCCCCGGAGCGGCCTCTACGTTGCGTCCCCCGGAAGCGTCCGCACACGAGAACCGCCCCAGCCCGCGAAGCGCCATGTCACGTCCCGAGCCGCTCCACCCCGTGCCGCTGGAGCAGACGCGCGAGCGCACGATCGCCGAGCTCTGCCGCGGCTTCGCGCTCGAGCACATCGACGCCGACCAGCTCCAGTCGCGCCTGGACGAGGCCCAGCGCGCCTCCACCGTGGACCAGCTCCGCGCCCTGACCGCGGACATCCCCGCCGCGCGCGTCCCCGAGCCGATCTCCGTCGCGGGAATGCAGCTCGCGCATCCGTCGCAGGTCTCGCCGCAGCAGACGATCGTGGCGGTGATGGCGGGCGCCACGCGCAAGGGAGCCTGGACCCCCTCGCGCCAGCTCAACGTGATCGCGGTGATGGGGGGCGCCGAGCTGGACTTCCGCGAGGCGCGCATGCCCCCCGGCATCACCGAGCTGAACGTCTTCGCCTGGATGGGCGGGGTGGAGGTCGTCGTGCCGCCGGGCGTGCGCGTGGAGATGAACGGGATCGCGCTGATGGGCGGATTCGAAGAGCACAGCCGCACGCTGGACCCGCCGCCGCCGGACGCCCCGGTCCTGCGCGTCGGCGGCTTTGCCCTGATGGGCGGCGTGGAAGTGAGCGTCCGCCTCCCCGGCGAGTCCGCCCGCGACGCCCGCCAGCGCCACCGCGAGCTCCGCCGCGCCGCCAAGGAACAGCGCCGCCTGGGGAGCTGAGCCCGGGGCGGGCGA belongs to Longimicrobium sp. and includes:
- a CDS encoding biotin-dependent carboxyltransferase family protein, producing the protein MIEVLRAGLLTTVQDLGRTGFQDQGVPVGGAADPVALRIANLLVGNAQGAAGLEMTLAGPRLRFARTALIALGGAGMTADLDGVPIPFWRPVRVRAGETLGVRGARTGCRAYLACAGGIAVPPVLGSRATYLPSAFGGFEGRALRTGDRLPIGKASAQSAAVRTAIEREGRRNGVASWRVAPSALPAYRAEPELLLIPGSHTDALTESSRARLFSERFRVSQHSDRMGCRLEGPALVLSAPIELTSEGVAPGTVQLPPGGSPIVLMADGGTTGGYPRIGHVATVHLPLLAQLRPGDHLRFRMTTLEEAHRLLRARELALTLLADALRLRSAGI
- a CDS encoding DUF1707 domain-containing protein produces the protein MSRPEPLHPVPLEQTRERTIAELCRGFALEHIDADQLQSRLDEAQRASTVDQLRALTADIPAARVPEPISVAGMQLAHPSQVSPQQTIVAVMAGATRKGAWTPSRQLNVIAVMGGAELDFREARMPPGITELNVFAWMGGVEVVVPPGVRVEMNGIALMGGFEEHSRTLDPPPPDAPVLRVGGFALMGGVEVSVRLPGESARDARQRHRELRRAAKEQRRLGS
- the pxpB gene encoding 5-oxoprolinase subunit PxpB, with amino-acid sequence MRIEPLGDSAVQIVLGDAPDEPTRRRVAAASRRLAESRLVGLIECVPGFTSLTIHYDPVQLPPWLDSLAHLFDELDELAGDDGWLVEIPVCYGGDFGPDLESLASLHGLTPDEVVALHAAGNYRVHLIGFVPGFPYLGGLDAKLATPRRESPRTVVPAGSVGIGGAQTGVYPVESPGGWQLIGRTPLRLFDAHRDPPALLRAGDRVRFVPVDAEAFRRLEHGA